The Spirosoma foliorum genome has a window encoding:
- a CDS encoding tetratricopeptide repeat protein, which produces MELLVAAAIIGYIIYLRYYADLRTKSEKDVEKLQVGIQLYKAGQSVDALNFFERYLQKEPTSSVAYLYQAKCYRALGQLQEAIDALKKGESYDDTVADLHLEMGHILYDQQDYSAAYLEFDKAVFHAKGLDADAFQGRGTTRQHLENDEQAQQDLNRASSLRESERLMAATATPKSDVFFDRKLLSHTVVILINSVVLLVVIKNAPVIHLPYLLAAIAATVIGYLEPRKGWALAIIQAATLWLGYTFFTKTPQTSGARDLEAFGLYGSMILTFIGSFIGGVLKRQLIR; this is translated from the coding sequence ATGGAACTACTTGTTGCAGCGGCCATTATTGGCTATATTATTTACCTGCGTTATTACGCCGATTTACGAACCAAGTCGGAGAAAGACGTTGAGAAACTGCAGGTGGGCATACAGCTTTACAAAGCAGGTCAGTCTGTCGATGCACTGAATTTTTTTGAGCGCTATCTTCAAAAAGAACCTACTTCCAGTGTTGCTTATCTGTATCAGGCCAAATGTTATCGAGCTTTAGGCCAACTTCAAGAGGCTATCGACGCCTTAAAGAAAGGCGAAAGTTACGATGATACCGTTGCCGACTTACATCTGGAAATGGGGCATATTTTGTACGATCAACAGGATTATTCTGCCGCCTATCTGGAGTTTGATAAAGCCGTATTTCACGCCAAAGGGTTAGATGCCGATGCGTTTCAGGGCCGGGGAACCACCCGCCAGCACCTGGAAAATGATGAACAGGCCCAACAGGATTTGAATCGGGCGTCTTCGTTAAGAGAATCCGAACGCCTGATGGCAGCAACAGCCACTCCGAAATCCGACGTTTTTTTTGACCGAAAGCTACTCAGCCATACCGTGGTAATTCTGATCAACAGTGTGGTTTTGCTGGTAGTTATCAAAAATGCTCCGGTAATCCATCTGCCCTATCTGCTGGCAGCTATTGCTGCTACGGTTATCGGTTACCTGGAACCCCGAAAAGGTTGGGCGCTGGCAATTATTCAGGCCGCAACCCTTTGGCTGGGATATACTTTTTTCACGAAAACTCCTCAAACCAGCGGTGCGCGCGACCTGGAAGCATTTGGCCTTTACGGGTCAATGATTCTCACTTTCATCGGCAGTTTTATCGGTGGCGTACTAAAGCGACAATTGATCCGCTAA
- a CDS encoding response regulator transcription factor, giving the protein MRILIVEDEWEVASLIKAGLEEYDFEADTAGNAMEAQKQLADKEYDIVILDVNLPVINGFDLCRMIRNRFETLPILMLTAFGSTDSKVNGFEAGADDYLVKPFEFRELVVRLRALNRRSGAASQEPSILKIADLEFNQQSKAVKRGNQKLMLTARELALLEFFMKNQNKALTRNEIMEHVWDLNFDTGTNVVDVYVNYLRKKIDKDFPVKLIHTISGIGYIMQATDD; this is encoded by the coding sequence ATGCGAATTTTGATTGTTGAAGATGAATGGGAGGTTGCTTCGCTCATCAAGGCTGGTTTAGAGGAATATGATTTTGAGGCCGATACAGCGGGCAACGCCATGGAAGCGCAAAAGCAACTGGCTGACAAAGAATATGATATTGTAATCCTGGATGTAAATCTGCCGGTTATTAACGGATTCGATCTGTGCCGCATGATTCGCAACCGCTTTGAAACGTTGCCTATTCTGATGCTGACCGCTTTTGGTAGCACTGATAGTAAAGTGAACGGATTCGAAGCCGGCGCTGACGACTATTTGGTAAAACCCTTCGAGTTCCGCGAACTAGTTGTTCGATTGCGGGCCCTGAATCGGCGGAGTGGGGCGGCATCGCAGGAACCGTCCATCCTGAAAATTGCCGATCTTGAATTTAATCAGCAAAGCAAAGCCGTAAAGCGAGGAAATCAGAAGCTAATGCTGACCGCTCGGGAATTGGCATTGCTTGAGTTTTTCATGAAGAACCAGAACAAAGCCCTTACCCGTAACGAAATTATGGAGCACGTCTGGGATCTTAATTTCGATACGGGTACCAACGTAGTAGACGTATACGTCAATTACTTACGAAAGAAAATCGACAAGGATTTTCCCGTCAAACTGATCCATACCATCAGCGGCATCGGCTATATTATGCAGGCTACTGATGACTAA